The Neomonachus schauinslandi chromosome 13, ASM220157v2, whole genome shotgun sequence DNA segment GAGTCCAGGGAgctaatatttttctgaaaactgtctatttctccttcataagcatcaactattttatttattttttatttttttaaagatttttatttatttattcatgagagacagaaagagagagaggcagagggagaagcaggctcccaaggagcagagagcccgatgcgggactcgatcccaggaccctgggatcatgacccgagccgaaggcagatgctcaaccatctgaaccacccaggcgcccagcatcaactattttaaatttgtactttTGCTGAAAATCTTTCCCTTCTCAGCCACTCTGAGTAATTTTGAATCTCACTGCCGGGCCTTATATTTTACTAAACTAGAGGGAACtgtgtttgtgtctgttttttatggtttcaaatgTTTATACTGATTTACAAGTTATTCAGctcattttcccttttgattCATTTTGGGTTTAAATCTGTAGTCCAGCATGTTATCACAGAACGCAAAGTAAGAGCGAAGACTCAGAGGGAGGACCTTGGGAGCACTTCTTTCACTCTGTGAGGCACCACAGCCCTTTACCTTCTTCTGAGTTAGGTCTTGTGCTGAGTTATGGGAAGGGACACACTTAGTGAAGAAGTGGTCTCAGGAAGTTGCACCAGCTTGGCTTCTGGGAGGTGAAACTTATCCCTGTACCCCAGAGCTTTGGAGGGAAGCAATCCAGGGGGGATTCCAGCACAGGTCCTCTCTACAGACTCAGAGACTTGGGTCCCAGGACTGGACGTATCTGCACTGCTGCCTGCTGACCTCAGCCGCTACTTCCGCTACGAGGGGTCTCTAACCACACCCCCCTGTGCCCAGGGGGTCATCTGGACTGTGTTCAACCAGACAGTGAGGCTGAGCGCTAAGCAGGTGGGGCTGGGCATGATGGTGGCATAGGGGATGTGGGGGAAAGGGGTGTAAGGATGAGATCAGGGTGGATAAAGAGATGAAGCAGCAAAATGGGGGAAGCAGAGGACATAGCGGGTGAAGCCCTGAGGTGCTGGCTGTGAGTAGGCCTGTGaccctttcattttcttgtcatGAGCCCACCCCCACTGTCTCCTGACCTCCCTAGCTCCACACCCTCTCTGGCTCCCTGTGGGGACCTGATGACTCTCGGCTACAGCTGAACTTCCGAGCCACGCAGCCTTTGAATGGACGAATGATCGAGGCCTCCTTCCCCACTGAAGTGGAGAGCAGCCCCAGGACTGTTGAGCCAGGTGTGGCTTTCTGGTGCCCCATATTGCTGTGTGCGGCCGCCACAGGTCCCTCATCCTCCCATGTGTCTTCATTTCTGCCTGTGTCTGTCACTGGTAGTCACAGGCCCTGGTTCTAatttgtccttttcctcttcaGTCCACCTGAATTCCTGCCTTGCTGCtggtgagtctgtgccccatctctGGCTCccgacctctttttttttttttttttaaagattttatttatttatttgacagagagacacagcaagagagggaacacaagcagggggagtgggagagggagaagcaggcttcctgctgagcagggagcccgatgcagggctcgatctcaggaccctgggatcatgacctgagccgaaagcagatgcttaatgactgagccacccaggcgcccctctggctGCTGACCTCTTGTCATCGTTCAGCCTCCGGGGCGAGGACCACCTCTACCTCCTATCCTTTTCTGCAGAATAGACCTCCAACCCCAATAAGATAGTGTCAGATCAAGGGGGAGGGCGTTCCCCTGTCCCCAGGGCAAAAGTTGATTAGAAAGAAGCTCCAGAAATCTCCTAGCATCCTCCTTCCCAAACAACCTcttttaggtaagaaaaagaggTGCTCATCTTACTCCTTCTTGTGTATCCACCCCCATCCCTTTGCTGGCCTCTTCTGGATTCTGACACTGAAGGCGGCTGGAGAacctggggggcagggtgggggataCACTGCAGCAGGCTGAGGGAATCCTGCAGACTCCTCGTCACTCTGAGGcagcctctcctctccctccaggtGACATCCTGGCCCTGGTTTTTGGCCTCCTCTTTGCAGTCACCAGCATTGCCTTCCTTGTGCAAATGAGAAGGCAGCAAAGGTATACCTACCCACTTCCTGAGCCCCTTCCTCAGGCACAGCCCCACCTCCGTGGATGGGTCCGGAACAGTTTCATGAACACTGCATGCAAACGAGCTCATCTGGAGGGGGAGTTTTCTGATTGGGCTTTTGTGTTGTGTAGACTCCGAAGTGGGACCAAAGGGAACGTTAGCTACCACCCAGCAGAGGTCACGGAGACTGTTGCCTAGAGGCCTTGGAACTGGGAGAATGTGCAGAGAAGCCAGCCAGAAGAATCTGAGGGCGAGCGGGAGATTTTGTCCTGTCCTACCCTTTATGCCACTTCCTTTTTTAggtccaaatatttttttaaataaatgtttctaataaaatatgtggAAGGCAGCTTTGTTCCCCAAATCAGGAGGATGGTGTATTTATTTCCTATTGCTGCCtttaacaaatcaccacaaacttaatgGTAATGCAAATTTATCCTCTTagggttctggaggtcagaagtccaaaatgaatcTTCTGGgctgaagtcaaggtgtcagtaagggctggttccttctgaacACTTTGAGGGGAGGGGGTTTCCTTTTTCAGGTTCTAGAAGCCAAggattccttggcttgtggccccttcctcatctctctccaGCCTCTCGCTTCCATTGTTGTATCTCTTATAACTGCCTTTTGAccttgcctccctcttataagagcctttgtgattacattgggcctacCTGGATAATTTAGGATAATCTCCCAATTTCAAAATCCTTAGCTTAATCACGAAGTTCCTTTTCCCACATAGCGTAACATTTCACAGGATTAAGGTGTGGACGATTTGGTGGGGGGCATTACTGCCTAGCACAGATGTTTTCGGGAAGGGGCGGAAGTGACTGAGAAGTTAGAATGACCGTGGGCACACCCACAGCAGCGTATGTGTCTGGGGGTAGAGCAGGCTTAGCCTCTAGGCTTAAAATCATAGTGAGGCTTTTGGGCTTTCACCCTGCTCAAGTAAAATCTGTGTAGCTTTGCAGTTTTGCCTTCAGACTGGCGGCCTGCTGGAATGGGGCAGTGCCGAGGACAGCAGCTCCTTTGCCCTGCGGGTAGAAGGGGTCCAGATGTCCCCCCAGCCCAGCGGGGCCTCTCTGCTTCACACAGCCTGGTCACAACCCTCCTCAGTGAACCCACTGCCCCCACCTCTTGGCTCCCTTAGCAAAGGAAGTCCTACTGTGGAGCGTGGTCACGCAGGGGCCCTTTCAACCCCACTGCTCCCCTCGGGCATCTTCTTAGCCTTTCTACTTTGGAAAACCACCACCACCGtcaccaacaccaaagaaaggTTGAAAGGGCCCTGAGATGCCAGTAACCTCCACTTTATTGCGTTGGGGCGGCGACGGCAGCCTGGCTGGGGGCAGAGCCACCCTCACAGGTTGTTGAGTTCCAGCAGGGTCTGGTCGAGAGTCTGGTGAATCTCCACGTTCTCCTCCTTGGCACTGGCCAAGGTCTCTGCGAGGGGAAGCAGcgagtgaggaggggcagggagacatGAGGGGAGATGGGGGCTGAGGCAGACTTGGAATGGGATGGAGGCACAGGAAGACATAAGCATGAAGGAATCTGAGGATCCCGTGCCAGGGGCAAATGGACGGACTGACCAAGACAGACACAGAAGCCTCACTCAAGGCTTCGGGGTGATGGGGGTTGGATGGGAGGGCCTGAGTCAAAAACTACTTTACCTCCTTCCTTATAGGGTTTACCAGAgttggaaagggaaggaaagacaaAGACTGAGCCAGAAAGGGGAGggccagacagacagacagacctgAGGCAGAAAACAGACCTGCAGGGAAAGCCCCATGTTGTTGGCATCCAGCGTTTTCCCAAACGTCACCCCAGACCTTTCACCACCTTCTTGCCATTCCTCGGCACCTCCCCACCCGTCTCCCCTCCAGTCCTTCCTTTATCCTGGAACCGCAGCGGAGTGCTCTGAGGTCAGTGACAGGCCTGGGTCCACACAAGAGCGCGTCTCTCAGAGGCAGCAGAGGGCTCGCGGTGACGGATGGGGTGATAGGTGCCCACGTGAAGCAGTGAGACACTGACAGACTGAGAGTGCTGTGTGGAGGGGGGTTCTGCGTGGGCCACGGTGTTCTGTGGGTGAGCTCAGTGCGGGGGGGGGTCACAAGATTGGGGGTGTAAGAGCCAGGATCTCTGTGGGGGTGATGGAAGTGCTCTCTGGAGGGCAGGAAAACAGCACGGAGACCAAGTTGAGTTTATTAAGCAGCAGAAAGAGGTAGAGGCTGGAGGGTGGAGTGGTGGATAGAAGGATGAAGCAAGTGCCAAGGTGGGCGGGAGGTGCGCCGGGGGCTCTCCAAGGCCGCGCCCAGCCTGGCTGTGTGATGCTGACCGTTTTGCTCCTcctacctgccccctccccacagagagagaatggaaagaggagagagaaggggctgaGGGGGCCACACTGGTGTGGGACTCAGAGGGAGGTGATGTCGTTGAGTGCGTTGTCCAGTTCCTCACTGATGGCCTTGTATTTCATCTTCTGTGCATAGACTtcgtctgggggtggggggagtccaGGGGAAGGGGGCCGGATgggagtgtggggagagggaatggagggaaagaggaaaggaaggagagagggtaatggaaagagaaaacaagaatcaGAGAGAGGTGGACAAAGATGGAGTGAGAGAAATAGGCCAGAGAACAGGCTGGACAGCCATgagggctccctcctcccctctctgtacccctgtctcttttttctctggaGACTAAATTGGTCCTATCTCCCCCAGGGACATGGGGGCACAGTGCTTTGAATGAGCAGAGTGCTTGCTTCAAGGGGAAGGGCCTGGGGCCAGAAAGGACTACAGTCCTAAAGTTGGAGATAAAATTGAGGCTTGCCTAAGAAGGCTACAAGCACGAGAAGTAGGAATTACGAAAGTGAAAGGGTTAttgtagaataaaaagaaaatagtttaggTACGACATTCTTGCTACTAATGAGAAATAGCCacagggatgcttgggtggctcagatggttaagcatctgccttcggcttgggtcgtgatcccagggtcctgggatcgagccccacattgggctctgtgctcagcagggagcctgcttctccctctgcctgcctacttgtgatctctctgtctctctctctgtcaaataaataaataaaatcttaaaaaaaaaaaatagccacagATTAGTAAATACCTGGATGTTCATTTTCATCAAATCTAgcttaaaatagtattttctatTAATGTCATGAATACTTAGATATTAAACCAActctatatttaataaaaagatcTTTGTGATATAGCACTATTGTGTTGCACTTGGGGACGAACTGTCTAGGTCAGAGCTAGtcaaagtgtggtctgaggaccagCAGCATTGCCATTACCAGGGAGCTTGTTAGACATAAAAATTCTCCAGCCCGAAGTCAGCAATCACTTTGGAGTAGGACctaggaatctgtgttttaaaaattctcgGAGGTGTTCTCATGCACACTCAAGTCTGGGAATCGCTGGAGTGGGCACACTGCACTGAGATGCAACTACCTGAATGGTGGGCATAGACCTGGGAGCTGGTGGAGTCCTAGGTGGTCCAACACTAATTCATCCGGGACAGGCGAAATGGGAAAATAAGGGACAGACCGACAGTCACGGGGAGTGGGGACCCACTTAAAAAGGTCCCGGGGTTAGGAGGGTATCCCTTTACCTTCCAGGTCATCAATGGTCTTCTCCAACTTTGCCACAGACCTCTCAGCAAACTCTGCTCGGGTCTCAGCCTGGGAGTAAAGGTAAGATGGGGGAATGACAAAAATTAGGCCCTCGCAGATACTTTCACTTAAGTCAACCTCCTCTTCcaaccctatttccaaagtcCTTGCCACGGGCAGTGTCTGACGGGGACGGGGGGCTCAACGGGAGAGTAGGGACAGAAAGGACTCTCACCTCTTTTAGCTTCTCCTCCAGCAGTTTGATCTCCTCTtcatatttatcttctttggtggAATACTTTTAGGGACATACACATGCCATCAGGAGATCGCCTCCACAAATCCTTCACTCCACTGAGCCCACAGGCTACTCCTGGTCTTGTCTCCAGGGAacacccagcccctccctgcctgggccCATTGCCTCCCTTCCCTGAAGGACCCCATCCTCACTGCCCCTCTAACCCCCTCTACCTTGTCCGCTTGGGCTTCCAGGGATTTCAAGTTGTTGGTAACAATTTTCAGCTCCTCCTCTAGGTCCCCACATTTACTGCAGGgggtgtgtggcgggggggggtgtGAGGGCACAGTGTGGGGGACAGTGGAGATGGCACAGTGAGgaaggggtggaggagagaaaagagcaaagttGTGAGAGTGACAGCAAGCTGAGTTTGGAAGCCCCAGGCCCTTCCCAACCCCCAGCAGGTGAGAGAGCAGCCTGAGACTGGGGGGAAGGTGAGCTGAGAGAAGGCACCGTTGCCCAGAAAGGTCCAGAGAGGTCACTACCTCCTCCTCTGAGGCCATCAGGGACTTGAGGGCCTGGTCCATGGTTCGGAGTTCCTCCTCCAGCTGCCTGGCTCGGCTGGGGGCAGCAGTTAGGGGTCAGAGAACAGGACCTGTCCCTATGGCCCCAAGCCTGGGAAACTGCCTCCCACGGTCCAGAGTGCCCCAGAGCCACAGGACCAAGGCCAAGTTTCACTTGCCGCCCCAGGGTCCCCTTACCTCTCAGCCACCTCTGCTCTTTCTTCTGAGCGCTCCAGCTCTCCCTCCAGGATCACCAGCTTCCTGGCcacctgggcgggggggggggggtaagggaCAGAAGAAGCACAGCCCTGGTGAGTGGCTGGGGGCATCTGGGgtttgggagggagaaggaagtggGGCAGGGCTGTCACCTCCTCATATTTGCGGTCTGAATCCTCAGCAATGTGCTTGGCCTCCTTCAGCTGCATCTCCTGCAGCTCCATCTTCTCCTCATCCTTCATGGCTCGGTTTTCGATGACCTTCATTCCTctgaggggcagggagcagggtggAAGTGGGGTCAGGACCAGCAGAGACAGGCCCCCGGCCCCTCCCTGGCCCGCCCCCTGGAaggccccctgcccacctctcacTCTCGTCAGCGGCCTTCTCAGCCTCCTCCAGCTTTTGCAGGGCTGTAGCCAGGCGCTCCTGCGCCCGGTCCAACTCCTCCTCTACCAGCTGAATGCGGCGGTTCAGGGAGGCCACGTCCGCCTCGGCCTGTGCGTCAAAGGCCAGAGATCAGAGGGGCTTTGTCTGCCTTGAATGATGATCAGAGAGGCTCCAGAGGATGGTAAGATTCTTGTCATAAAGAATCTGTTTCCTGGCTTCCAGACTTtcagtctggttttgttttgttttgttttccccctaaCCAACCATCTTCCATCCAGACTCTATACTCTAGCCCCAAACATGCATTCCTTAACAAGCTCCACTCCTCTGCTTCAGGGACTCTTCTAGCACCGTGCATACTTTCCCGATGGTTATCTGCAGGCCTTGCTGTACCCAGTGAAAGCACCCCGTGCTCAGACCAGGTCTGAGGagccctgacccctcccccaccagcaaAGCCTGGCCCAGGTGAGCGGGTGAGGAAAATCAGGCCAACCAGACCTCGCCGCTGCTACAAATAGCCAATCAGAAAGTCAGGCTCCGTGATGTCACTGGATGCCGGTCAGACTCCCAGTGAGGGGCTCAGGAGGCTAGCCAGGCCTATAGGCGACATCCATGGCTGTAACAAGGGCTTCCGGCCACAGGGCTAGGGCAGCCCCTGATCTGCGGTAGAGGCAAAACCTTGGAGGTTTTGGGGACGGTCCATGGAAAATGATGATACCTTACAAAAATGGGAGGGCAGAGCAAGAAGGGCCTCCAATAAAGGAAAACGAGAGGAGCAGTGCAGTTTAGCGTTAGGAGAATCGGCTCTGAGTCAGACTGTGGTCTGTAAGCTACAGCTCACCCACTCAACACTagtgtggccttgggcaactcATTTAGTCTCTCTAGGCCTCAGattcctcctttttaaattttacatctgCGTTGGTTCAAGCAGTTCGTCCTCTGTAGGCTGTTCTAAGGCAATGCAGTGCTTCTCATGATCAACAGGACCACTGGGAGGCTTATAAAACCAAACAGGCTCTCTAGCTCCATGCTAGGGCCACTCAAATGAGATCTCCAGGGCAGGAGCTtggaaatcttttatttattttttttaagcttccaagtgattctgatgatAAGCCAAGTTTgggaaatagtaaaataatatgcAGAAAGCACTTGAGCCCATTGACTGCAGTGTCCACACTCCATAAATGTTAGATTATCCCTGTCTCTCAGAGACAAAGGCCTCAAGATTTAAgattggaaaggagaaagggcCAGTGTAGGGGAATAAGTGAAAGAGGGAAGGGATGGGTGGCAGCCCTGAGGGCAGAGCGGGTAGAAAGCACGTCCCGGGTGGTAATCACACAGCAGGGGAAACACAGCACCATATACAGGAAGTCACAGATTGTCCTCCAGGTGCTTGAGGCCACCTAGAGTGACAAAGGCCATCCTGGGCAGAGGGCCAGATGACTCAGGATTCTGGGGAAAGCACGGGGATTGGGAAGAATGACCCTGGGGGACCTTAGAGGTCTACTCTAGAGAAAGATAAGACTCTATAAAAGGAAAACTCTCTTTGTGATAGTGGGGTGACAAATGACTCTGAAGAGTCTGGGAAGTCCTCATCACAGGACTGCtatttgccattttcttttttgtttttaaagatttcatttatttatttgagagagagaatgagattagatagagagcatgagaagggggagggtcagagggagaagcagactccctgctgagcagggagcccgatgcgggactcgatcccgggactccaggatcatgacctgagccgaaggcagtcgcttaaccaactgagccacccaggagccctatttGCCATTTTCTGCTTCTCAAGCTCTTTCCAGTTATGGATGCTGCTCTCCAACCACAGGACAGGCACTACTCTCCCCACCGGATAAATgtgaagagagaagggagaaaccGAGGCACCGTGTAAGTGAAGTGCTGTGTTCAAGGTCATGCAATAAGTCCGGGCAGTGTTTGCTATTGACTCCTGGCACTGCTGCCTTGTGTCCCTAGCTCTgtccctgtcctcccctcctcccctccagtcCCCACCCAGCTCCTTGGGTTTCCAGTCCTACCTCCAGCTGCACTGGGCCTTAGTTATTTATAGAGCGTCAGATGCCCCGGGCTGTCTTTGCTAGCAGCTGCAGGTCAGTTCCCTCCCAAGTGCCAGGGCTGGTGGAGAACCAAAATCAAGCCTGGAGGTCAGAGAAACCAaccttggcgggggggggggggcggttgttGGGGAACATGGATAATGGTCAACATAAATAGTAATGTCATCTCAGATCTCAGATGTTCAGACCTACTTTTGCCAATCCTCCCATACCTCCAATCATAGGCTCATTTTAATCCTGGATGGAAGgcaagtggggaaactgaggcagagaatgCTACAAGTATCCTAACCAAAGTCATATGGCCATTCTCCAACCTCAAGGTGGGGGTTGGAAATGGCAGAAGGCAGAGAAGTCTGGTTAGGGGATGTGGGGCGGGCAGAGAAATCTCAGAGTGAGTAGGACCTGCTAAGGTGGGTGCCTAGGCATTTGTGGCCCTGTCCCTCCGCCCTGTGGCCTGGCATGGTTGCAATGCTGACAGCTTAATGAGGGTAAATGAGGGGCCATTAGAAACTgagctggggggcgcctgggtggctcagttggttaagcgactgccttcggctcaggtcatgatcctggagtcctgggatcgagtcccacatcgggctccctgctcagcagggagtcttcttctacctctgaccctcccccctctcatgctctctctatctcattctctctctcaaataaataaataaaatctttaaaaaaaaaaaaaacaaaaaaactgagcTGGGCCCTGGGTGCACAGCAGGGCTGCTGGAGCCAGAGGTCAAGGCCAGGGAATTTCTAATGGCCCCCCAGGGGTGTAACTCAAGTCAGGCCCTGTCTCTGgattcctctcccacctcctgcccaGTAGTACCTACACCCACACCTCACACCCCACAAATGGAGCTGCAGCCTCTTCTCCACTTCCAGCTAGAGGATTAATTGCGGTGGAGGGTAAATTCTCttaccacccctcccctcctgccccacggTGACTCACTGCTTGATCGCTGTACATTCTAAGAGCTGGAACCAAAAGGAGTTACAAGGCTGCGTCTTCTGGGGGAAGTGGTGGGTGGTTTTGATTTACCCACTGCCTTAGATTAATTGTGCAACCTTGCCCTAGCCTGGGTTTTGG contains these protein-coding regions:
- the TPM2 gene encoding tropomyosin beta chain isoform X4, whose amino-acid sequence is MDAIKKKMQMLKLDKENAIDRAEQAEADKKQAEDRCKQLEEEQQALQKKLKGTEDEVEKYSESVKDAQEKLEQAEKKATDAEADVASLNRRIQLVEEELDRAQERLATALQKLEEAEKAADESERGMKVIENRAMKDEEKMELQEMQLKEAKHIAEDSDRKYEEVARKLVILEGELERSEERAEVAESRARQLEEELRTMDQALKSLMASEEEYSTKEDKYEEEIKLLEEKLKEAETRAEFAERSVAKLEKTIDDLEETLASAKEENVEIHQTLDQTLLELNNL
- the TPM2 gene encoding tropomyosin beta chain isoform X2, with amino-acid sequence MDAIKKKMQMLKLDKENAIDRAEQAEADKKQAEDRCKQLEEEQQALQKKLKGTEDEVEKYSESVKDAQEKLEQAEKKATDAEADVASLNRRIQLVEEELDRAQERLATALQKLEEAEKAADESERGMKVIENRAMKDEEKMELQEMQLKEAKHIAEDSDRKYEEVARKLVILEGELERSEERAEVAESKCGDLEEELKIVTNNLKSLEAQADKYSTKEDKYEEEIKLLEEKLKEAETRAEFAERSVAKLEKTIDDLEETLASAKEENVEIHQTLDQTLLELNNL
- the TPM2 gene encoding tropomyosin beta chain isoform X3, translated to MDAIKKKMQMLKLDKENAIDRAEQAEADKKQAEDRCKQLEEEQQALQKKLKGTEDEVEKYSESVKDAQEKLEQAEKKATDAEADVASLNRRIQLVEEELDRAQERLATALQKLEEAEKAADESERGMKVIENRAMKDEEKMELQEMQLKEAKHIAEDSDRKYEEVARKLVILEGELERSEERAEVAESKCGDLEEELKIVTNNLKSLEAQADKYSTKEDKYEEEIKLLEEKLKEAETRAEFAERSVAKLEKTIDDLEDEVYAQKMKYKAISEELDNALNDITSL
- the TPM2 gene encoding tropomyosin beta chain isoform X1; protein product: MDAIKKKMQMLKLDKENAIDRAEQAEADKKQAEDRCKQLEEEQQALQKKLKGTEDEVEKYSESVKDAQEKLEQAEKKATDAEADVASLNRRIQLVEEELDRAQERLATALQKLEEAEKAADESERGMKVIENRAMKDEEKMELQEMQLKEAKHIAEDSDRKYEEVARKLVILEGELERSEERAEVAESRARQLEEELRTMDQALKSLMASEEEYSTKEDKYEEEIKLLEEKLKEAETRAEFAERSVAKLEKTIDDLEDEVYAQKMKYKAISEELDNALNDITSL